Proteins encoded in a region of the Blastocatellia bacterium genome:
- a CDS encoding RAMP superfamily CRISPR-associated protein, which produces MHKKLLNEATFHLIVSAEGPLLVKSGTEGWDPTIPDMQFVRTHHAQLGETVFIPGSSLKGTLRSYSEKIARTLEVFCCDPFDGENSCGKRLEKLAKESNSFAIYANSCVACKLYGSTNLAGRAAFADAYPTKPIDVAKQLTKRTAVAIDRVLGSVAVGPFDFEALMSGEFETQIRVRNFELWQLGLLGLAVRDLCLGRIKVGYGKSRGFGSVSARLKKLELRSIAEDGLQWADGRLSIKGIGALLGDEATKYEIREQAELEPIAIDTSLKPVDDLLGASIIFERQADSTEWCAPDATLLFSQCVKSAWNAYVKTHKAGGQHG; this is translated from the coding sequence ATGCACAAAAAACTACTCAACGAAGCGACCTTTCACTTAATCGTCTCAGCCGAAGGCCCGCTGCTCGTCAAGTCGGGCACAGAAGGCTGGGACCCGACCATCCCCGATATGCAGTTCGTTCGGACGCATCACGCGCAACTCGGCGAGACGGTCTTCATTCCCGGCTCGTCGCTGAAAGGCACGTTGCGCAGCTACTCGGAGAAGATCGCCCGCACGCTTGAGGTCTTTTGTTGTGATCCGTTTGACGGAGAAAATTCGTGCGGCAAGCGATTGGAGAAGCTCGCCAAAGAGAGCAATAGTTTCGCTATTTATGCCAACTCTTGTGTGGCCTGCAAGCTATACGGCTCAACGAATCTCGCCGGTCGCGCCGCGTTTGCCGACGCCTATCCGACAAAGCCTATTGACGTGGCCAAGCAACTGACTAAGCGCACGGCTGTAGCGATTGATCGAGTGCTTGGTTCTGTCGCCGTTGGGCCGTTTGATTTTGAGGCGCTCATGAGCGGAGAGTTTGAAACGCAAATCCGAGTCCGCAACTTTGAGTTGTGGCAACTGGGACTGCTCGGTCTGGCCGTGCGTGATCTCTGTCTGGGGCGAATCAAAGTCGGCTACGGCAAATCGCGTGGGTTCGGCAGCGTGTCGGCCCGACTCAAAAAGCTCGAACTGCGCTCGATTGCCGAAGATGGCCTCCAGTGGGCGGACGGCAGGCTCAGCATCAAAGGCATCGGCGCGTTGCTCGGTGATGAGGCCACGAAATATGAGATCAGAGAACAAGCGGAGCTTGAGCCAATCGCCATTGATACCAGCCTCAAACCGGTTGATGACCTACTGGGTGCAAGCATCATCTTTGAGCGGCAGGCTGATTCAACGGAGTGGTGCGCGCCGGATGCAACGTTGCTCTTCAGCCAGTGCGTGAAGTCGGCGTGGAATGCCTACGTGAAGACCCACAAAGCGGGAGGTCAACATGGCTAA